One window of the Tachyglossus aculeatus isolate mTacAcu1 chromosome 12 unlocalized genomic scaffold, mTacAcu1.pri SUPER_6_unloc_4, whole genome shotgun sequence genome contains the following:
- the LOC119921666 gene encoding olfactory receptor 14K1-like translates to MEGYKFSDGFLAKTRSSKNKDYGDAAPFLPGEDPGLKQADRSSQRTVLPLWESLPWFKSELFSGPPPQRARIDGPKTNRSARKRRKQRLPEDSKLQQYCLQGDAQVLSVDFGPMLEDMAIRLVVTGFLLNLAFMDTSYVSVTIPKSILNSLLNVNSISLPACTAQFFLMIFLVVMELALMTIMSHDHFVAICHHLFYNNLMHRRACASLLAAFWLSCGPNATLYMASVFSLSFSKTIGLSFFCFVLIVAPYSHIFWTKLRMLATEGQIKAFSTCLPHLAVVTLFITSGSSAYPKSIYDSPSALELMLFISYSVVPHSLNLLIYSLKNRDMKFAMEKHLGKKSPQGPFL, encoded by the exons ATGGAAGGTTACAAATTCTCAGATGGCTTCCTAGCCAAGACACGTTCCAGCAAAAACAAGGACTATG GTGACGCTGCTCCCTTCCTGCCTGGGGAAGACCCTGGCCTGAAACAGGCAG ATCGGTCCAGTCAGAGAACAGTACTGCCCCTGTGGGAGAGTCTGCCGTGGTTCAAATCCGAGTTATTTTCTGGTCCTCCACCTCAGAGAGCCAGGATTGATGGACCTAAGACCAACCGATCAGcgaggaaaagaagaaagcagCGGCTACCAGAAGACTCCAAACTACAGCAG TACTGTCTTCAGGGTGATGCTCAAGTTCTCAGTGTGGACTTCGGGCCGATGTTAGAAGATATGGCCATCCGTCTGGTGGTGACAGGATTCCTGCT aaaCCTGGCCTTCATGGACACAAGCTacgtctccgtcaccatccccaaatccatcctcaactccctcctgAACGTGAACTCCATCTCCCTGCCAGCTTGCACTGCCCAGTTCTTTCTAATGATTTTCTTGGTGGTAATGGAGTTGGCCCTGATGACCATCATGTCCCATGACCacttcgtggccatctgccaccaccTGTTCTATAACAACCTCATGCACCGCAGGGCCTGTGCCTCCTTGCTGGCTGCCTTCTGGCTCAGCTGTGGTCCGAACGCCACCCTCTACATGGCCAgcgtcttctccctgtccttct CGAAAACCATCGGCTTAtccttcttctgcttcgtgctcatcgtggcCCCATACTCGCACATATTCTGGACCAAGCTCAGGATGCTGGCCACCGAGGGCCagatcaaagccttctccacttgcctgccccacctcgctgtcGTCACCCTTTTCATTACTTCCGGCTCCTCTGCCTACCCGAAGTCGATTTACGACTCCCCCTCGGCGCTGGAACTGATGCTGTTCATATCCTACTCCGTGGTGCCCCActccctgaacctcctcatctacagcctgaagaaccgggacatgaagttcGCGATGGAAAAACATTTAGGGAAGAAGTCACCCCAGGGACCTTTCctgtag